The sequence TACTGCGCCAGGAATTCGGTGGTGGTGTTGATGCCGGCAAAGTCGGGCAGATCGTCCAGATTGCGATAGGCCAGAGGCTCAATCGCAGCCTTCAGGGCCGTGTGGGCCAGCCCGATATCGACCACCAGCCCATCGTCGTCCAGGCGGCTGCGCTTGAATTCCACATCCACCACATAGGTCGCGCCGTGCAGGCGCTGGGCGGGGCCGAAAATCTCGCCGCGAAAGCTGTGGGCGATCATCACATGGTCGCGGACGCCGAGCGTGAACATGGGTAGGGTCGATCCTTCTCCAGTTTGGGTCAATAGATCAGGCGCAGCACGGTGCCGGTCAGCGCCGGATCGGGGCCGGTGCCCGACAGATGGCCGGGCAGACGCGCCGGCGCCTGATCAAAGGCCACCGCATCGACCACCAGCGCGTCCAGCGCCGGATCGTCCAGCAGACCGAGTGCCACGTCCAGCCGGTCGGCATGGGTCAGTCTGGCGCGCCGGCCGGCCGCGACATGGCCGACCTGCGACGATATCAGCCGCAGCCGGCGGGCGTGGAAGCCATGGCCCAGATGCAGGCTCACCGGCCGGCTGCCATGCCAGCTCGCCTCGACCACCGTCGCCTCGAACCCGGCCAGGGTCAGCGCCTGATCCAGCCCGGCACCCGATGCGCTGGCGTTGATCACGATGTCGCGGTCGGGTGTCGCCGCGTCGGGCGCGCGGAAATCCAGATCCAGTGCCCGCGCCTGATCGCCTCGGCCCTGGTCGCGGTCGACGATCTGCACCACCGCCCCCGGCAGGCGCCGGGCCAGACGCGCGGCCAGCAGCCCGACCAGCCCGGCGCCGATCACGGTGATCCGGTCGCCCGGCCCGGCGCCGGCATCCCACAGCACGTTCAGCGCGGTTTCCATATTGGCGGCCAGCACCGCGCGCGCGGTGGGCACAATATCGGGCACCGGCCGCAGGGCGGCCCGGGGCAGAACGAACCGGTCCTGATGCGGGTGCAGCGCGAAGACCCGCCCGCCATCGGGTGTTTGCCCCACCGCCGCATAACCATATTTGACCGGGAACGGGAAATCGCCCTCCTGAAAGGGTGCGCGCATGCGTTGGTATTCTGTCTCCGGCACGCCTCCGGTGGCGATCAGGGTTTCTGTGCCCCGGCTGACGGCGGTTTGCAGGGTGGTCACCAACACCTCGTCCATGCCCGGCGCAGGCAGGGGCTGGGCGCGGATCTCGAACCGGCCTGGCGCTGTCGTCCACAAGGCCCGCGCAGTGGCCGTCATGCCCGCGCCTCCACCAGATCGAAGCAGCATTCCACCAGGATATCCGGCCCCAGGATGAAATTGCGGCAGGGCGGGCGCAGCGCCTCGGCCAGATCGTCGATTTCCGGCAGGCACAGCACCGGCCGGCCCGATCCCAGCAGCACCGGGGCGATGGCGACCTGAAGCCGGTCGACCAGCCGCGCCTCGATCAGACGCGACACCGTGACCCCGCCGCCTTCCACGAACAGGCGGCGGATGCCCAGGCGCCGCAGGGCCGCCAGTGCGGCCACCGGATCCAGCCGGCCGCAGGCGCTGCGCGGCACCGGCAGCCCGGTGACCGCATCACCGCCGGCAACGCAGCCAGCGGGCGCCGGCATGTCATCGGCATGGACGACCAGGGTGGGGGCAGCGCCGTCGCCGAACAGCTTGTGGTCGGTGCCAAGCCTGCCGCCGCTGTCGATGACCACGCGCAATGGGTTGGGGCCATCGACCAGCCGCACGGTCAGGCGCGGGTCGTCGGCGGCAACGGTGGCGGCGCCGACCAGCACGGCATCCGACAGGGCGCGCATACGGTGGGCATGAACGAGATCCTCCTCGCCCGACAGCCATTGCGAACAGCCGCTCATGGTGGCGATGCGACCGTCCAGACTCTGCGCCAGATGGGCATAGACCCGTGGCCGGTGGTCGGGTGCGGCGCGCAGCACCGGCAGATACAGATCCAGCAGCCGTGCCGCGGCCGGTTCCACCTCGATCCGGGTCGCCCAGCCGCCGGCAGGCCATGCAGGGCCCGATGGATGGGCCGGGTCATTGATCAGGATCGCATCGGCCTCGGCGGGGTTCGTCACCGGTCGCAAGCCGCCGTCACGACACAGCGCCAGCCCCGCCACCGGCTGGTTGGCGGCGGCGATCGCCAGCAGGCCGGCCCAGATATGGTCGTGCCCCAGCCGCACCAGTCGCGGGGCCGCCACCGGGGCGGCGGTCGCTGTTGCGGTGGCGGCGGACCGGCGGCTGGGCGGCGGCAGGGTCATGGTGGCACTGTCTCCTCATAGGCGGGATGGCTCCTCATAGGCGGGCCGGCTGTGGACTGTCGCCCGGAACCTGATAGGTCATCGGATGGTTGATCACCGCCTGAAACAGCCGGCCGACACCGCTTGTTCCAGGATTGATCGATCCGCTGGCCGCCACATTGCGTAAACCTGGAGCGGGCCGGTCTGAACGAGCATCGCTCAGGCTCACCGCCCTCATTCAACCCTTCACCGGTAAATCACGCCAACTATAAACCGTAACGTTCCCACGGCCGACCATCTACACCCGACCCGTCTTCGTCTCCATATGGTGTTGCATGACAGCGAAACGAGAGGCCGCTCCCCTGGCCACCCTGCGGCTCGATGCCGGCCTGCATGCGATCGGTGCCACCGGGGCGGTGGCGGCCGCGGGCATCTTGCTCGCCATGCAGGATGACAGCCTGCTGTCGCCGGTCTATCCCGTCAAGGCCGTGGCCTGGCTGGCCTGCGCGCTGGCTCTGGCCTGGCCGGCACTGGCCCAGCATCTGCCGCAGCGGCGCATTGGCCCTGCCAATCGTGTCACCCTGTTCCGCGCCGGTCTGGTGGCGCTGGTCGCGGCCGCGATCGGCGAGCCGTTGATGGCGCATGATCAGGGCGGCGGCTCGGCCCTGACCGCCTGGGTGCTGTTCGCCACCGCCGCCATCTGTCTGGCGCTGGACGGGGTGGATGGCTGGATCGCGCGGCGCCGCAAGGTGGCGAGCCCGTTCGGCGCCCGGTTCGACATGGAGCTTGATGCCCTGTTCGTGGCCGTGCTGTCGCTGGCGGCGCTGGATGCAGGCCGGGCCGGCGGCTGGGTTCTGGTGGCGGGCGGCCTGCGCTATGCCTGGGTGTTGGCATCGTGGATCTGGCCGCTACTGGCCCGGCCGCTGCCGGCCAGCCATCGCCGCCGTGCCGTCTGCGCGCTGGGTGTGGCGGCGCTGGTGGGTGCGCTGAACCCGGTCTCGGCCGTGGCCGGCACCGTCTCGGCGGCGCTCGCGGTTGCCATGCTCGCCGCCTCTTTCGCCATCGATCTGGTTCTGGTGCTGCGCAAGCGGGCCGATGACGGCAGCGCCGGCGGCGACACCGACAACATGGCCCATACAGGGAGAGGACCGTCATGACCCTTCACGCCCACCGGACACCGGCCACGGCAGCACAGATCCGCAATCGGGCGGCCCACGGCCGGATGATATCGCTTCTGATGGCGGGTTTGATCGCCGCCGCGGCGGTCTTCGGTACGGGCCGGATGGCACGTGCCGAGCCTGCGACCTACACGCTCGATCCCGAACACGCCGTGGTCGGCTTTCTGGTGATGCATGCGGGCTTTGCCAATGTGCTGGGCCGGTTCGATCAGGTGGAGGGCAGCTTTGTGTTCGACGAGGCGGCGCCTGCGCTGGAGCAGGGCGAGATCCGGGTGAAGACCGCCAGCGTGTCGACCGCCCACGACAAGCGCGACGAGCATCTGCGCGGCCCCGATTTCCTGAACGCCGATGAATTTCCCGAGATGATCTTCCGGCTGGATCAGGCCGAGGCGACCGCCGGTCGGCAGGGCACCGTGACCGGCACGCTGGAGCTTCTGGGCGTCCGCAAGCCGCTGACACTTGACGTCACATGGAACAAGAGCGCCGAATATCCCTTCGGCACTGGCGTATTCGGCGCGCGCCCCTATGTTGTGGGGGTTTCTGCGCGTGGTACGATCCGGCGCAGCGATTTCGGCATGACCTACGGCCTGGACGGCGACCTTGTCGGTGACGAGATCTCGCTGATCCTTGAAATGGAGGCACGCCGGGAGTGAATGTGACATCGACGGTGACTGTGACATCGACGACCGCAGAAGCGGCAGGCGACGGGAAGGGCCAGATGAGCGACGCGAATGAGCGGCACCTTCAGCGTGCCCAGGCGGAATTGCGCGCTGGTGGTGCCGTGCTGTTGCGCGACGACCAGAACGATGTCCTGGTGATGTCGCCGGAACGGGCGGCGCCCGACCGGCTGGCGGCCCTGGCAGCCCTGACCGGCGCCCCCGCCGATCTGCTGATTTCGCGTCGCCGTGCCGCCCTGGCCGGGCTGGTGGCCCCGATCGACTCCGATGACCCACGCGGGGTGGAGCCTGTGGCGGCCCCGATCCGTGATATTCACGACCCGTCCTGGCGGCTGGCGGCCGACCCGATGCTGTCGGGCGACGGCGCCACGGCGCGCGCCCATGCCCTGGGCCGGCTCAGGCCCGCAGGGCGCGCCTCGGCGGCCGCGATCGCGCTTGCCAAGCGCGGCGGGTTGCTGCCGGCGCTGGTGGCGGTGGAGCGCCCCGCCGGCCAGTTGCCCGGTGCCGCCGCGACGCTCGACCCGGTGGTGATCGACGCCCGGTTGCTGAAGGAAGGCCAGATCGCCGCCGGCCATCTGACACAGGTGGCCGAGGCCCGTGTGCCGCTGGCCGATGCCGAAAATTGCCGGCTGATCGCCTTCCGCCCGGCCGATGGCGGGCCTGAACATCTGGCGATCGTGGTGGGAGAGCCCAACCCGGCGGCGCCGATCCTGGCCCGGCTGCATTCCGAATGCTTCACCGGCGATCTGCTGGGTTCGCTGCGCTGCGATTGCGGCGAACAGTTGAAAGGTGCCATCCGTGCCATGGCCGCCAGCGGCGGCGGCGTTGTGCTGTATCTAGCCCAGGAAGGCCGCGGCATTGGGCTGATCAACAAGCTGCGCGCCTATGCATTGCAGGATCGCGGGCTGGATACGGTCGATGCCAATCTGACGCTGGGTTACGAGGCGGATGAACGCGATTTCCGCCCGGCGGCCGAGATGCTGCGGGCGCTGGGCCACACCCGCATCCGGCTGTTGACCAACAACCCGGCCAAGGTGGTGGCGCTGGGCACCCATGGCATCGAGGTGGTGGAGCGGGTGCCCCATGCCTTCCCCGCCAATGGCCACAATGCCGGCTATCTGTCGACCAAGGCACGGCGCGCCGGCCATATGCTGTAAGACCGGCCGCACCCGGTGGAGCGTGGCCCGCCCGGGGCCGGCAAGGGCTGCCGACCGGCAATTCCTGCCCCCGGCAACCCGGCCTTGGCCTCTATGAACGACCGGGGCCGCCTGCGCCGAACGCGCCGCTCCACACACCCACCCCACGCCGCATCGCCCTGCAAACCGGGTTCTGCGGTGTTTTTCGTGATCTGTAGGGCATTTGGGGCATCTGGCACGATGCTTGAAAGGGACAGGGCTCACAGGTGCCACAGGGCATGTGGCACCCCCTGTTCCCCTTCATCGCAACCGGTTTCCCCCCGATGTTCATCAGCGACCGCTCGGAATACCGCTATGACACGCCGGCTTGGGCCGGCGGTGCCAGCGATATGCCGCCGGCACGTGGCCGCGACGCCGAGGCCACGGCCGTCGACACGGGAACGAGCGCGAAAGAGATCGGCTTCTGGGGCGAGGACGGCTTCACCTTTGGGGATCTGGTCGACCTCGTCAATCCGTTGCAGCAACTGCCGATCGTGGGCACGGTCTATCGGGCAATCACCGGCGACAGCATTGCCCCCGGCGCCCGGATGCTGGGCAGCATCGCCTTTGGCGGCCCGGTCGGCCTGATCGGCGCCATGATGGAAAACGCCACCACCGACACCAACGGCGCCACGCTGGGCGACCGCATGCTCGCCTGGGTGACCGGCGACGAGGCCGGCAGCGACACCGGCGGCACCGCCCTGGCCGATGCCGGCGATGACAGCGCCCTGCCCGACCCCGCCACCACCACCGGCATGGTCGACACCGCCGCCGCCGATACCCAGCGTCTGGCCGGCAGTGCCTATGCCGCCACCCTCGGCCAGCCGCCGCGCGAGAAGCCGGCCGGCGCCGCCGAGGCGCAACTGGCGCAGGGGCAGCCAGCCGCCGGTGGTCGCGGCCTGAACGAAGACCAGTTCGCGGCGCTGCTGGGCGCCTTCGGTGCCGCCCCGGCGCCGGCGGCGGCACCCGGACGACTGCCGGCCACCGCCAGCCTGGCGATCGATGAAGCCGAGGCCCGCGCCGCCGGCGCCCGCCGCACCAATGACCGGCGCACCGACGACCGCCGCACCGACGGCGCCCGGCCCAGCGAGCGCGAAATTGAAGCCATGCTGCGCGACAGCATCCCCGGCGGCGGTGCCGGCGGTACGCCGCTTGCGGATCTGTCCTTCGACGACGGCGCCAGCGGCCGGCTCGCTGGTGGCGGATCCTCTGGCAGCGATATGGGCGGCCGGATCATACCCGCCGCCGCCTTCCTTGGCATCGACGGCCCCACCGCCCTGAAGCCGCGCCTGCCCGTCACCGCGCCTGGCGCCGCCGCCTATGCCGCCCGCCAATCCTCTGCCCCCCGCCCCGATACCGCCCGTTCCAGCGACGAGGCCACCCAGGCGGCACAGGTCGAGCAGTTGCAGGCGCTGAACAGGCCGGCACCGGCCGACAGCGACGCCGCCGCCAATGCCGATACCAGTGCGGCGGCCGCAGCCGCAGGTCCGCTCGCGGCCGCCGATTTCGCGGCCCGGATGAACCAGGCGCTGGACCGCTATCAGGCACAGATGCGCGCCAGCCGGGGCGCCGCCGCCGGCTCGGCCGGTATCGCCCGCGACTTGTAAGGCTCCGCGATCTCTGGTCCCCGCGATCCTCGGGCCCCGCGATCTTCGAGCCTTAAGGCGAAATGCTGAGGCACCGTGACAATTGCGGGTCATGGGCCGCTTGCGGTTCAAGCCGTGCCGCCGACGTGGCAGACTAGGCACCATGCTTGTACGTTATGATCCCCTGCTCGCAAAATTCCGGTTCTGGTGGCGTGATCGGCGATTGCCGGTCGCGATCGGCCGCAACGGCATCACGGTCGCCAAGCGCGAAGGTGACGGTGCCACCCCGATCGGCACCTTGCCGATCCGCCGGGTGCTGTATCGGGCCGACCGCATCGAGCCGCCGCAGACCCGGCTGCCGGTCGAGGAAATCCTCCCCGAGCATGGCTGGTGCGACGAGCCGGAGAACCCGTTCTACAATCGCCCGGTCGATCTGCCCTTCCCCGCCCATCACGAACGGTTGTGGCGCGACGACCACGTCTATGACCTGATCGCGGTGCTGGGCTGGAATGATGCACCGGTGGTGCCGGGCCGTGGCAGCGCCATCTTTCTGCACGTGGCCCGGCCGGATTTCGCCGGCACCGAGGGCTGCATCGCGCTGGCGATGGATGACCTGCGCGGCGTGCTGGCCGATGCCGGCCCCGGCGACACGCTGACCATCAGCGCCCGCTTCTGACCTTCAGGATCTGATCGCCAAGGACGTCCGATCCCACGGCGTCCGGCCCTACCGCGTCTCAGGCGCCGGGCAGCGGCGGCCGGCTGCCGAAGATCGCCGTGCCAACCCGGACATGGGTGGCGCCCAGTTGCACCGCGACGGTGAAATCGCCGCTCATCCCCATGCTCAACACCGGCAGGTCATGGGCTTTCGCCATATCGGCCAGCAGGGCGAAATGCGGCCCCGGCTGATCATCGACCGGTGGAATGCACATCAGCCCCTTGATGCCCAGGCCCAGCTCCTCGCGGCATTCACGCAGAAATCCATCCAGATCGGCCGGCAGCACCCCGGCTTTCTGCGGCTCCTCGCCGGTATTCACCTGCACCAGCAGCCGCGGCAGACGGCCTGCCTGCCCCGCCTCTTCCGCCAGTTTGCGCGCCAGTTTCGGCCGGTCGACGCTCTGGATCACGTCGAACAGCTCAACCGCCTCGCGCAGTTTGTTGGTCTGCAACGGCCCGATCAGATGCAGTTCGATATCGGGAAAGTCCGCGCGCAGCGCGGGCCATTTGCCGGCCGCTTCCTGAACCCGGTTCTCCCCGAACACCCGCTGCCCCGCGTCCAGCGCCGGCCGGATCGCCGGCCCGTCATGGGTCTTGGACACGGCGACCAGGGTCACATCGGCGGGTACGCGCCCGGCATCGCGGGCGACGCGGTCGATCTCGGCCCTGACATGAGCCAGGTTGGCCTTGACGTCGGTCATCGGCTGGGGCTCCCTCAAGGCTTGCGGATGTGCAGGACCGGGCCAACGGCCCCGCCACCACCCTTCATGCATGGGCGACTGCGATATGGGGCGCCATCATAGCCGAGGCAGCAGGCTTCTCAACAGCGGCGGCATGCACCGCCTGACGGTTCTGGTCACCGACCGCCCCCGCCAGGGCCCGCCCGAAGCCGGCCTGACCCGGGGCCTCAGGCGTGGCGACGCCGTGCTGCTGCGCGATTATCCGGCGGCCGACCGTCCCGCCCTCGCCCGTCGCTGGCGCGCCATCACCCGCGCGCGCGGCCTGGTCCTGATCATCGCCGGCGATATCGGGCTGGCGCTGGCGGTGGGGGCCGACGGTCTGCATCTGCCCGGCCACCTTATGCATCGGCCCGATATCCAGCGTCGGCCGCGCCCGATGCTGGTAACCGCCGCCGCCCATGGCCGGGTCGATCTGATCCGCGCCCGGCGCCTGAAGGTCGATCTGGTCCTGGTCTCCCCGGTGCTGCCCACCCGCAGCCACCCCGGCGCCCGGGTGCTGGGGCCGCTGCGCTTCCGGGCACTGGCCACGCGCGCCGGCCTGCCGGTGCTGGCGATGGGCGGCATGACCGCCACCACGTTTCGCCAGGTGACCCCCTGCCCCAACCTCAAGGGCTTCGCGGCCATCGACGCCTTCGCGCGCTGACCGCAGGCCCCGGTCGCGCCGCTCAATCCGGCGGCGCCACCGCCGCATCGACCAGCTTTTCCAGCCACAGGCTGGATTCATAGGCGCCTTCCAGCAGCGGCAGGCCACCGGCGATACCGTTCTGCACCCGGCCGGTCATCCGGGTGGCGACGTAGCGGCTGGCGAACAGCGGCTTGTAACCGCCGGTGAACAGCAGTGCCGCCACCGCCGGCTGTTCGTTATAGCCCCGCCACGCCCAGCTCTGCGGATAGCCGTCAGGCAGGAAGATGTCGTGGAAATGAATCAGAACGCCCTTGGGCAGGATCGGCAGAATCCGGTTCAGCACGATGTCGACGTCACTGCCCGGCATCAGGATATGGCTGCTGTCCACCACCAGCATGTCGCCCGGGCCCAGCGCCGCGAAATGGCCCAGCGGCACACTTTGCAGCGGCTTGCGGATCACCGCGATGCCAAGTTCGTCGATCGCGGCGCGCGGTTCGGGGTCGATCGCGGTCATCTCGGCGCCGTGGCCGTCATCCCTCAATGCCTGAACGATGAAGCGTGTGGAATGGCCCGATCCAACCTCGATGATCCGCCGCGGCCGGGCTGCCCGCACCATGGTATAGGCGGCCAGCGCATCCAGTCGCGGAAACCAGTCCTGCGACCAGCGCGGCGCCGGCGGCCGCGCACCGGCAAGGCGTGCCAGATCGTCGCGATAATCGGCCGCGGCATCCAGCACGGCCGCAAACACCGGTTCCATGGCCTGGAACAGCGCCTCGGCGGCCGGATGCGGCCCCTTGGGTCGGGCCGCCTCCACCTGTTCCGCATAACGATATGGAATGAAATAGCCGCGCTTTGCCAGACCGAGCGCGGTCG comes from Tistrella bauzanensis and encodes:
- a CDS encoding 6-pyruvoyl trahydropterin synthase family protein; protein product: MFTLGVRDHVMIAHSFRGEIFGPAQRLHGATYVVDVEFKRSRLDDDGLVVDIGLAHTALKAAIEPLAYRNLDDLPDFAGINTTTEFLAQYLHGRMAAAIEDGRLGASAAGIEAIRIVLKESHVAWAAYEAPVGRAAA
- a CDS encoding zinc-dependent alcohol dehydrogenase, with the translated sequence MTATARALWTTAPGRFEIRAQPLPAPGMDEVLVTTLQTAVSRGTETLIATGGVPETEYQRMRAPFQEGDFPFPVKYGYAAVGQTPDGGRVFALHPHQDRFVLPRAALRPVPDIVPTARAVLAANMETALNVLWDAGAGPGDRITVIGAGLVGLLAARLARRLPGAVVQIVDRDQGRGDQARALDLDFRAPDAATPDRDIVINASASGAGLDQALTLAGFEATVVEASWHGSRPVSLHLGHGFHARRLRLISSQVGHVAAGRRARLTHADRLDVALGLLDDPALDALVVDAVAFDQAPARLPGHLSGTGPDPALTGTVLRLIY
- a CDS encoding RibD family protein; its protein translation is MTLPPPSRRSAATATATAAPVAAPRLVRLGHDHIWAGLLAIAAANQPVAGLALCRDGGLRPVTNPAEADAILINDPAHPSGPAWPAGGWATRIEVEPAAARLLDLYLPVLRAAPDHRPRVYAHLAQSLDGRIATMSGCSQWLSGEEDLVHAHRMRALSDAVLVGAATVAADDPRLTVRLVDGPNPLRVVIDSGGRLGTDHKLFGDGAAPTLVVHADDMPAPAGCVAGGDAVTGLPVPRSACGRLDPVAALAALRRLGIRRLFVEGGGVTVSRLIEARLVDRLQVAIAPVLLGSGRPVLCLPEIDDLAEALRPPCRNFILGPDILVECCFDLVEARA
- a CDS encoding CDP-alcohol phosphatidyltransferase family protein — translated: MTAKREAAPLATLRLDAGLHAIGATGAVAAAGILLAMQDDSLLSPVYPVKAVAWLACALALAWPALAQHLPQRRIGPANRVTLFRAGLVALVAAAIGEPLMAHDQGGGSALTAWVLFATAAICLALDGVDGWIARRRKVASPFGARFDMELDALFVAVLSLAALDAGRAGGWVLVAGGLRYAWVLASWIWPLLARPLPASHRRRAVCALGVAALVGALNPVSAVAGTVSAALAVAMLAASFAIDLVLVLRKRADDGSAGGDTDNMAHTGRGPS
- a CDS encoding YceI family protein, which codes for MAGLIAAAAVFGTGRMARAEPATYTLDPEHAVVGFLVMHAGFANVLGRFDQVEGSFVFDEAAPALEQGEIRVKTASVSTAHDKRDEHLRGPDFLNADEFPEMIFRLDQAEATAGRQGTVTGTLELLGVRKPLTLDVTWNKSAEYPFGTGVFGARPYVVGVSARGTIRRSDFGMTYGLDGDLVGDEISLILEMEARRE
- the ribA gene encoding GTP cyclohydrolase II; translation: MSDANERHLQRAQAELRAGGAVLLRDDQNDVLVMSPERAAPDRLAALAALTGAPADLLISRRRAALAGLVAPIDSDDPRGVEPVAAPIRDIHDPSWRLAADPMLSGDGATARAHALGRLRPAGRASAAAIALAKRGGLLPALVAVERPAGQLPGAAATLDPVVIDARLLKEGQIAAGHLTQVAEARVPLADAENCRLIAFRPADGGPEHLAIVVGEPNPAAPILARLHSECFTGDLLGSLRCDCGEQLKGAIRAMAASGGGVVLYLAQEGRGIGLINKLRAYALQDRGLDTVDANLTLGYEADERDFRPAAEMLRALGHTRIRLLTNNPAKVVALGTHGIEVVERVPHAFPANGHNAGYLSTKARRAGHML
- a CDS encoding L,D-transpeptidase family protein; its protein translation is MLVRYDPLLAKFRFWWRDRRLPVAIGRNGITVAKREGDGATPIGTLPIRRVLYRADRIEPPQTRLPVEEILPEHGWCDEPENPFYNRPVDLPFPAHHERLWRDDHVYDLIAVLGWNDAPVVPGRGSAIFLHVARPDFAGTEGCIALAMDDLRGVLADAGPGDTLTISARF
- a CDS encoding YggS family pyridoxal phosphate-dependent enzyme, with protein sequence MTDVKANLAHVRAEIDRVARDAGRVPADVTLVAVSKTHDGPAIRPALDAGQRVFGENRVQEAAGKWPALRADFPDIELHLIGPLQTNKLREAVELFDVIQSVDRPKLARKLAEEAGQAGRLPRLLVQVNTGEEPQKAGVLPADLDGFLRECREELGLGIKGLMCIPPVDDQPGPHFALLADMAKAHDLPVLSMGMSGDFTVAVQLGATHVRVGTAIFGSRPPLPGA
- a CDS encoding thiamine phosphate synthase — encoded protein: MHRLTVLVTDRPRQGPPEAGLTRGLRRGDAVLLRDYPAADRPALARRWRAITRARGLVLIIAGDIGLALAVGADGLHLPGHLMHRPDIQRRPRPMLVTAAAHGRVDLIRARRLKVDLVLVSPVLPTRSHPGARVLGPLRFRALATRAGLPVLAMGGMTATTFRQVTPCPNLKGFAAIDAFAR
- a CDS encoding class I SAM-dependent methyltransferase, which gives rise to MSEQRARRLALSTALGLAKRGYFIPYRYAEQVEAARPKGPHPAAEALFQAMEPVFAAVLDAAADYRDDLARLAGARPPAPRWSQDWFPRLDALAAYTMVRAARPRRIIEVGSGHSTRFIVQALRDDGHGAEMTAIDPEPRAAIDELGIAVIRKPLQSVPLGHFAALGPGDMLVVDSSHILMPGSDVDIVLNRILPILPKGVLIHFHDIFLPDGYPQSWAWRGYNEQPAVAALLFTGGYKPLFASRYVATRMTGRVQNGIAGGLPLLEGAYESSLWLEKLVDAAVAPPD